A window from Anaeromusa acidaminophila DSM 3853 encodes these proteins:
- a CDS encoding PIN domain-containing protein: MEKIIIDSSVIIGHLTRNESCSKLLRLLLASQREIIVSAASLFEIYSRKEFVGGSAEETQKLTDLLSHFNCIPISNDIAKYAGIYRNWYSSQEGLDLQKYPLTNELLFVASTAKLLGATITTLPEKVGHYNSCCTDESPLSGILVFGVPAN, encoded by the coding sequence ATGGAAAAGATTATAATTGATAGTTCGGTAATAATCGGCCACCTTACTAGAAATGAAAGTTGCAGCAAGCTACTGCGCCTCTTGTTAGCAAGTCAACGCGAAATCATCGTGTCCGCGGCAAGCCTATTTGAAATTTACTCAAGAAAAGAGTTTGTTGGTGGCTCGGCCGAAGAAACGCAAAAACTAACTGACCTATTATCTCATTTTAATTGCATCCCCATTTCAAATGATATAGCAAAATATGCGGGTATTTATCGCAATTGGTATTCGAGCCAAGAGGGATTAGACCTTCAAAAATACCCGTTAACAAACGAATTACTCTTTGTTGCATCAACAGCCAAACTCTTAGGGGCAACAATTACGACACTTCCCGAAAAAGTGGGGCATTATAACAGCTGCTGCACAGACGAATCTCCGCTATCGGGTATCTTGGTATTTGGAGTACCGGCAAACTGA
- a CDS encoding AbrB/MazE/SpoVT family DNA-binding domain-containing protein: MSKAFISLGKKGTLTLPISFRRKCGLIDKDAVAIDITDKNEIIIIPSQDLENLSSHTKRREVAISALEATSGLWYKNAQEVI, translated from the coding sequence ATGAGTAAGGCTTTTATATCTCTTGGCAAAAAAGGTACTTTAACACTCCCGATATCTTTTCGCAGGAAATGCGGACTAATTGACAAAGATGCAGTTGCTATTGATATTACGGATAAAAACGAAATTATTATTATTCCCAGTCAAGATCTCGAAAATCTATCTTCCCATACCAAACGGCGCGAAGTCGCGATCAGCGCATTAGAAGCTACTTCAGGCTTATGGTATAAAAACGCCCAGGAGGTGATTTAA
- a CDS encoding DUF5348 domain-containing protein, which produces MALKPGMIERFRSALPVLRELQRDIEWLDNEFSPEEATEEERCQVKHLRNLANRPFDEVAWRLERLFMPVEAKGTLFLNSEGRYQLEGTERYFTCGDSCEVFLPFYDDEDEFYTWIPTSIEHQKGDYYFTARPHVKLDGALVRTKK; this is translated from the coding sequence ATGGCATTAAAGCCTGGAATGATTGAACGCTTTAGATCGGCACTGCCAGTGCTACGAGAACTGCAAAGGGATATAGAATGGCTGGACAATGAGTTTTCACCGGAAGAGGCAACCGAGGAAGAACGCTGCCAGGTAAAACATTTAAGAAACCTAGCCAACCGCCCATTTGATGAAGTTGCCTGGCGCTTAGAACGGCTTTTCATGCCGGTAGAAGCGAAAGGTACTCTTTTCTTAAATTCCGAAGGAAGGTATCAACTCGAAGGTACAGAGCGATATTTTACATGCGGAGATTCTTGCGAAGTCTTTCTTCCATTCTATGACGATGAAGATGAATTTTACACATGGATACCTACCAGTATTGAGCATCAAAAAGGCGATTATTATTTCACAGCTAGGCCGCACGTAAAACTAGACGGAGCTTTAGTTAGAACCAAAAAATAA
- a CDS encoding phosphoadenosine phosphosulfate reductase family protein, translated as METKNCKHVVQFSGGAASAYVAYLVSQRVSKEDIILLHHDTKAEDPDTARFINDVSTYLDIPITECSDGRSLWELIDQYQALPSNMMPFCTQALKQAPAEKFYTSLRKASIPFITYNGFGPEEWSRVQKATMRAEMANRKVRSLLFEENLLNADIKAIIQQEWKICLPNAYRFMKHNNCIPCYKAGKSSWKKVWKYYPDEFAKAVAREESTGHTVFKNISLIELALEWERGSISLFDEDEEDYGIPCMCAF; from the coding sequence ATGGAAACAAAAAATTGCAAACATGTGGTTCAATTTAGTGGAGGCGCCGCAAGCGCTTATGTTGCTTACTTGGTGTCTCAAAGGGTTTCCAAGGAAGATATTATCCTCTTACACCATGACACAAAGGCGGAAGATCCAGATACGGCTAGGTTTATCAATGATGTATCAACTTATTTAGACATTCCTATAACAGAATGCTCCGATGGGCGGTCGTTATGGGAGCTTATCGATCAGTATCAAGCCCTACCAAGTAACATGATGCCCTTTTGTACTCAAGCATTAAAACAGGCACCTGCAGAAAAGTTTTATACTTCGTTGAGGAAAGCTTCTATACCCTTCATCACTTATAATGGGTTTGGACCCGAGGAGTGGAGCCGGGTGCAGAAAGCCACTATGCGAGCGGAAATGGCTAATCGCAAAGTACGTTCACTTCTGTTTGAAGAGAACCTTCTTAATGCGGATATTAAAGCCATTATTCAGCAAGAATGGAAGATATGTCTCCCAAACGCATATCGATTTATGAAACATAATAATTGCATCCCTTGCTATAAAGCAGGGAAGTCATCTTGGAAAAAAGTTTGGAAATACTATCCGGATGAATTTGCAAAAGCAGTTGCTAGAGAAGAGTCAACTGGACATACTGTTTTTAAAAACATTTCATTGATCGAACTAGCTTTGGAATGGGAAAGAGGGAGTATTTCTTTATTTGATGAAGATGAAGAAGATTACGGAATCCCTTGCATGTGCGCATTTTAA
- a CDS encoding helix-turn-helix domain-containing protein — MELNEIMTIPEASKIWNKEVSTIRYACIRKKFTDSEAKKSGGTWLVTTEGMNRVFGKPKTASK; from the coding sequence ATGGAACTGAATGAGATAATGACTATACCGGAAGCATCGAAAATATGGAATAAAGAAGTTTCAACTATCCGATATGCCTGTATTCGAAAAAAATTTACTGATTCAGAAGCAAAGAAATCAGGAGGTACCTGGTTAGTTACAACAGAGGGAATGAATAGGGTGTTTGGAAAACCAAAAACAGCATCCAAATAA
- a CDS encoding RNA-guided endonuclease InsQ/TnpB family protein, with product MSNDTSKTRTIKTFKYRLYPSKEQAQIIDQTIETCRRLYNYWLEDRIYTYQEIKSSPTKFDQTSQLPKLKLSNPYLSLVHSQVLQDVAARLDKAYKNFFRRVKQGTEKPGFPKFKGRQHYDSFCYPQSGFNLGESHLQLSKIGTIKIKLHRPICGTIKTCLIVCKNGKYYACFSCEIEMQTMLSTGDSVGIDVGVADFVITSDGQFFPKLDKYRQAEKRLKYLQRQVSRRKKGSKRRRKAVALLAKQHEKVANQRRDIAHKVSRELVNNNDLIAHEDLQVKNMVKNHNLAKSITDAAWFMLFNFLAYKASDAGRQVVAVPPAYTSQICSGCGKLVPKKLSERWHNCPHCGLSIQRDVNAAINILAIALES from the coding sequence ATGTCAAACGATACGTCGAAAACCAGAACCATAAAGACGTTTAAATATCGTCTCTACCCATCAAAAGAGCAGGCTCAGATTATAGATCAAACTATCGAGACCTGCCGCCGACTTTATAACTATTGGCTGGAAGATCGGATTTACACGTATCAGGAAATCAAGTCCTCTCCGACCAAATTCGATCAGACTAGCCAGCTACCAAAACTCAAACTCTCAAATCCATATCTGAGTTTAGTTCATTCTCAAGTGCTTCAGGATGTCGCGGCGAGACTGGATAAGGCTTACAAGAACTTCTTCCGCCGCGTGAAGCAGGGCACAGAAAAACCGGGATTCCCTAAATTCAAGGGACGACAACATTACGATAGTTTTTGCTATCCACAGTCTGGTTTTAATCTTGGCGAGAGTCATTTGCAATTAAGCAAGATCGGTACGATTAAAATCAAATTGCATCGGCCGATTTGCGGCACAATCAAAACGTGTTTAATCGTTTGCAAAAACGGCAAATACTATGCTTGTTTTTCGTGTGAGATTGAAATGCAAACAATGCTCTCTACTGGCGATAGCGTGGGCATTGACGTTGGCGTTGCTGATTTTGTCATCACATCTGACGGTCAATTTTTTCCGAAACTAGATAAATATCGCCAAGCCGAAAAGCGGCTAAAATACTTGCAACGGCAAGTTAGTCGCCGTAAAAAAGGCTCGAAGCGCAGACGCAAAGCGGTTGCTCTGCTAGCCAAGCAACATGAAAAGGTGGCCAATCAACGCAGGGATATAGCGCACAAGGTAAGCCGCGAACTAGTCAACAATAACGATTTAATCGCTCACGAAGATTTGCAAGTCAAAAACATGGTTAAGAACCATAACTTAGCAAAATCAATAACAGATGCAGCCTGGTTCATGCTATTCAACTTCTTGGCGTACAAAGCGAGTGACGCTGGTCGCCAAGTGGTTGCTGTACCACCCGCCTATACAAGTCAGATTTGTTCCGGTTGTGGCAAACTCGTGCCGAAAAAACTCTCGGAACGCTGGCATAATTGTCCGCACTGCGGCCTCAGCATTCAGCGCGATGTAAACGCAGCTATAAATATTCTAGCTATCGCATTGGAGAGCTAA
- a CDS encoding transposase produces MKTVSARLLFKEFPEIKKQLWGGSLWSPSYFLASVGEVKLADVKRYVENQNHKDV; encoded by the coding sequence TTGAAAACCGTTTCGGCTCGTCTGCTCTTTAAAGAGTTCCCGGAAATTAAAAAGCAACTTTGGGGCGGCAGCCTATGGTCGCCAAGTTATTTCTTAGCTTCTGTCGGGGAGGTGAAGTTAGCTGATGTCAAACGATACGTCGAAAACCAGAACCATAAAGACGTTTAA
- a CDS encoding ATP-dependent helicase, protein MGLDQRQQMVVDYPVNTPVCISACAGAGKTTVLIERILHLIDQGFRDYQILALTFTKKAGTEIKTRLASKGGMKAKKVIAGTFHSLALSYLKRASEFVPNPVPYTFDAILSERDKHNIVISLLNEYGYELDPSKLLQFISWQRNSLLMPGDKLDYSLCERDKQEEVTAMYAAYHNKINELKKIDFDDMLVRFYFMLRQNPDFLKRVQLRHRYVLVDEFQDTCVAQHEILKLLASHGRLFAVGDSRQSIYSWRAARPDILLNFKDNWQKSEMLSLDTNYRSAGPIVELADFFIQQGLINYPGRTLAFHKEGLPVSFKAYNDEIAEAKGVVKEVDRLIQAGTDPKDICILFRTNGQSISFENELAISKIPFYSPRTNFFKSEAVKITLAYLRLMVESDNVDALRLAVKTPPRNITDSYIQNKINLARDNNMPLAECFYSEDASDDAIEFANLMGMLRRFSKRSPVDAIAAIMAMTECSKYVTVSSSPDSSAQEMENLLLSQARQFDSIAGFLSHLNLLQTTGNNEEEGVRLLTIHSAKGMEFPIVFLVGIADGIFPARTSTEVAHEGSLSPLEEERRLCYVGITRAKKNLYISSLDSYAERLLPGASFFDELRTMAHSARED, encoded by the coding sequence ATGGGATTAGATCAAAGGCAACAAATGGTCGTTGATTATCCTGTAAATACGCCCGTGTGTATAAGCGCGTGCGCCGGCGCCGGTAAAACAACGGTACTTATTGAACGTATCCTACATTTAATTGATCAAGGATTTAGAGACTATCAAATTTTAGCCCTTACCTTTACGAAAAAAGCCGGGACAGAAATTAAAACCAGGCTAGCCAGTAAGGGCGGTATGAAAGCTAAAAAGGTTATTGCAGGTACATTTCATTCCCTGGCGTTATCTTATTTGAAACGAGCGAGTGAATTTGTTCCTAATCCAGTGCCGTATACTTTTGATGCTATACTCTCGGAAAGAGACAAGCATAATATTGTTATTTCATTATTAAACGAATATGGCTATGAATTGGACCCTTCAAAGTTACTGCAATTCATTTCATGGCAGCGAAACAGTCTACTTATGCCGGGAGATAAATTAGACTATTCGTTGTGTGAGAGAGATAAACAAGAAGAAGTTACAGCGATGTATGCAGCGTATCATAATAAAATTAACGAGTTAAAAAAGATCGATTTTGATGATATGCTGGTACGCTTCTATTTCATGTTACGTCAAAATCCTGACTTTCTCAAAAGAGTGCAGCTTCGTCATCGATATGTATTGGTTGACGAATTTCAAGATACTTGTGTGGCTCAGCATGAAATTTTAAAATTGCTTGCTTCTCATGGCCGGCTGTTTGCAGTGGGCGATTCAAGACAGTCTATCTATTCATGGCGAGCTGCGCGTCCGGATATTTTGCTAAATTTTAAGGATAACTGGCAGAAGTCTGAAATGCTATCTTTGGATACAAACTATAGATCCGCAGGCCCCATTGTTGAATTAGCAGACTTTTTTATTCAGCAAGGATTGATAAACTATCCCGGCCGTACACTGGCCTTTCATAAAGAGGGTCTGCCTGTTAGTTTTAAGGCTTATAATGATGAAATAGCGGAAGCAAAAGGCGTGGTAAAGGAAGTCGATCGCCTGATTCAAGCCGGGACTGATCCGAAGGATATTTGTATATTGTTCCGGACAAATGGACAGTCGATCTCTTTTGAAAACGAGCTTGCTATTTCAAAAATCCCGTTTTATTCACCGCGGACCAACTTTTTCAAATCAGAAGCTGTTAAAATAACATTAGCTTATTTGCGCTTAATGGTTGAATCTGACAATGTAGATGCTTTGCGTTTAGCTGTTAAAACACCGCCCAGAAACATCACAGATAGTTATATTCAAAATAAAATCAATTTAGCCAGGGATAATAACATGCCGTTAGCAGAATGCTTTTATAGCGAGGATGCTAGTGATGATGCCATCGAATTTGCGAACCTGATGGGAATGTTGAGACGCTTTAGTAAGCGTTCACCCGTAGATGCGATAGCTGCCATTATGGCCATGACGGAATGCAGCAAGTACGTTACTGTATCAAGCAGTCCGGATTCATCTGCTCAGGAGATGGAAAACCTTCTATTAAGTCAAGCCAGACAATTTGATTCGATTGCTGGCTTTCTATCTCACTTAAATCTTCTTCAAACTACAGGCAACAACGAAGAAGAAGGTGTGCGCTTGCTTACAATCCATAGTGCCAAAGGGATGGAGTTTCCGATCGTCTTTCTTGTAGGTATTGCGGATGGCATTTTCCCGGCCAGAACCTCTACAGAGGTTGCTCATGAGGGCTCACTATCCCCTCTTGAAGAGGAACGACGTCTTTGTTATGTAGGTATTACCCGGGCGAAAAAAAACCTTTATATTTCAAGCCTAGACTCTTATGCAGAAAGACTCCTTCCAGGTGCATCGTTTTTTGACGAACTAAGAACGATGGCTCATTCTGCCAGAGAAGATTAA
- a CDS encoding RecB family exonuclease, translating into MKYDLSASRIGTFMSCPAMYYFRYIDGMRSLPTPPLARGKSVHAGAELHGRRRIEARTNPSIIPSLEEVLDFVSETFDKESELTDFGEDDPGFFKDQSIALAKAFVETVAPTFEPAMVEQTLYFSIMTPIGPVRLIAILDNIDLDGNIRDLKCYAKTPTQSDVQKNVQLSIYSMAYRSEMAMEEASVNLDVLVTKKEIEAITLSSKRNQQDLDICAKTIAGVWMQIQAGNFYPNVDTYRCSPKMCPYFYHCQSGTQRCL; encoded by the coding sequence ATGAAATACGATTTATCTGCATCGAGAATAGGTACTTTTATGAGTTGCCCAGCGATGTATTATTTTAGATATATTGATGGGATGCGCTCATTACCAACGCCACCTTTAGCTCGCGGAAAATCAGTACATGCTGGCGCTGAATTGCATGGGCGCCGGCGTATTGAAGCGAGAACGAACCCAAGTATTATTCCCAGCCTAGAAGAAGTTCTGGATTTTGTTTCGGAAACCTTCGACAAAGAATCCGAGTTAACCGATTTTGGAGAAGATGATCCAGGCTTTTTTAAAGACCAAAGCATTGCATTAGCGAAAGCTTTTGTGGAGACCGTTGCTCCAACATTTGAGCCGGCTATGGTTGAGCAGACGCTTTACTTTTCTATCATGACTCCTATAGGACCGGTTCGTCTTATCGCTATCTTAGATAATATCGATTTAGACGGAAATATCCGGGACCTAAAATGTTACGCTAAAACACCAACGCAAAGTGATGTTCAAAAAAACGTCCAACTTTCCATTTATTCTATGGCATATCGAAGCGAGATGGCGATGGAAGAAGCTAGCGTAAATTTAGATGTATTGGTAACCAAAAAGGAAATTGAAGCGATTACTCTTTCTTCTAAGCGCAATCAGCAAGACCTTGATATTTGCGCAAAGACGATTGCCGGAGTCTGGATGCAAATCCAGGCAGGAAATTTTTACCCAAATGTTGACACGTATCGGTGCTCACCTAAAATGTGCCCCTATTTTTATCACTGTCAAAGTGGTACGCAGCGATGCTTATAA
- a CDS encoding ERF family protein produces MENVQQVSSVIPNSGPGELNINAGVGMPGMTSDQEPTMTPNSDNELFFLQNVMSSPNMEKFGAGVGAKLLVANDAISNVPKTGYNSHFNYAYAEIDDIKNVVNPALRRAKLISQTLYKVLGTRKVKTFKGNVEYQIYMESTFRVIDPETTEYIDYYGYGCGQDAGERLLQKAQTSALKYAMTNAFNIPMGNKEEVESDNNHNQDNVPTPFPQTSRGPSNGDTASTQVASSTQVKMLMSKMESSIKSGKSTQEQMEQVLAEFGVNSKSLDKLKKSDVPAVLNNIPA; encoded by the coding sequence ATGGAAAATGTACAACAGGTATCGTCCGTAATCCCAAATTCAGGCCCAGGAGAACTTAACATCAATGCTGGTGTTGGAATGCCTGGAATGACTAGTGACCAAGAGCCTACTATGACGCCAAACTCAGATAATGAATTGTTCTTTTTACAAAATGTCATGTCGTCTCCAAACATGGAGAAGTTTGGTGCAGGAGTGGGAGCTAAACTGTTAGTCGCAAACGATGCGATTAGCAATGTTCCTAAAACTGGCTATAACAGTCACTTCAACTACGCTTACGCGGAAATTGATGACATTAAAAATGTTGTTAATCCCGCGCTGCGGAGAGCAAAGCTTATTAGCCAAACGCTTTACAAAGTTTTAGGAACACGGAAAGTCAAAACCTTCAAAGGGAATGTTGAATACCAGATTTACATGGAATCAACGTTCCGAGTCATCGATCCCGAAACGACTGAGTATATTGATTATTATGGTTATGGCTGCGGCCAAGATGCTGGAGAGCGTCTTTTGCAAAAAGCGCAAACATCGGCACTGAAGTATGCTATGACCAACGCTTTCAATATCCCAATGGGCAATAAAGAGGAAGTAGAAAGCGATAACAACCACAATCAGGATAATGTCCCAACTCCTTTTCCTCAAACGTCAAGAGGACCGTCTAATGGGGATACCGCTTCAACGCAAGTTGCTTCATCGACACAAGTAAAGATGCTTATGAGCAAAATGGAATCTTCCATTAAGAGTGGGAAGTCTACTCAGGAGCAAATGGAGCAAGTACTTGCCGAGTTTGGAGTAAACTCAAAAAGCTTGGATAAACTCAAAAAGAGTGATGTCCCAGCTGTACTAAATAATATCCCCGCGTAA
- a CDS encoding helix-turn-helix domain-containing protein: MRLMDVMVISEAAQRWKKEVSTLRKACARRAFKPSEARKSGNVWLITEQGMVRVYGPEPLEQTSSKN, from the coding sequence ATGCGCTTAATGGATGTCATGGTAATCTCAGAAGCAGCACAACGATGGAAGAAGGAGGTATCCACTTTGCGCAAAGCTTGTGCTCGGAGAGCATTTAAACCGTCCGAAGCAAGAAAATCAGGTAATGTATGGCTAATTACAGAGCAGGGTATGGTAAGGGTTTATGGGCCCGAACCGCTTGAACAAACTTCATCTAAAAATTGA
- a CDS encoding site-specific DNA-methyltransferase gives MQGKYPSAKQLALPLLELIDQGTTQPQKAYNLLADSFDLTEFQREKTVLGNVSYWKRRVRWVYQDLKKAGFIERKMESLWNLTEAGKKHLLNAKSGVVVTVFSTTKGTSIWGDCRESLATIEDNHVQLCLTSPPYQLASPREYGNLKGTDYHQWLVGSLQEVKRVLTHDGSLVLNLGNVWEPGKPCMSLYQEEVILDLCRNHGFYLAQKLYWHNTTKLPTPTMWVAKQRKRVKDAVESLWWLSKTPDPYSDTRAILKPYAASQQSLMESPPQETVKRPSGFSISPSFYADNGGAIPHNIIKVPHNNCDNEYIKACKQKGVKPHPARFPWKIPEFLIKFLSKPNDVILDIFAGSNTTGWIAEKLGRQWISIEKSFHYIKTSLTRFKLVQINPVFLNFQGK, from the coding sequence ATGCAGGGGAAATATCCATCAGCTAAACAACTCGCTTTACCCCTATTAGAGTTAATCGATCAAGGAACTACACAACCACAAAAAGCCTATAACCTATTGGCCGATTCATTTGATCTTACCGAATTTCAAAGAGAAAAAACCGTACTTGGGAATGTATCGTATTGGAAGCGTAGGGTCCGATGGGTATACCAAGATTTAAAAAAAGCTGGATTCATTGAGCGAAAAATGGAGAGCTTATGGAATCTAACGGAAGCAGGAAAAAAGCATTTGTTAAATGCAAAATCCGGTGTCGTAGTAACCGTATTTTCTACCACAAAGGGAACGAGCATCTGGGGGGATTGTCGTGAAAGTTTAGCAACCATTGAAGATAATCATGTGCAATTATGCCTAACTAGTCCACCATACCAGTTAGCTAGTCCAAGAGAATACGGAAACTTAAAAGGGACAGATTATCATCAATGGCTAGTAGGTTCATTGCAAGAGGTTAAGCGAGTTCTTACGCATGACGGATCGCTTGTGCTAAACCTTGGCAATGTTTGGGAACCGGGCAAACCCTGTATGAGTTTGTATCAAGAAGAAGTTATACTTGATCTTTGCAGAAATCATGGATTCTATTTAGCTCAAAAATTATATTGGCATAATACCACAAAGCTGCCCACGCCAACTATGTGGGTCGCTAAACAGAGAAAGAGGGTAAAGGACGCTGTAGAATCGCTCTGGTGGCTATCAAAAACACCCGACCCCTATTCAGATACCCGCGCCATTTTAAAGCCGTATGCAGCGAGCCAGCAAAGCTTAATGGAGTCTCCTCCACAAGAAACCGTAAAGCGTCCGTCTGGATTTTCAATAAGTCCTTCGTTTTATGCAGATAATGGTGGCGCCATTCCTCATAATATCATTAAAGTACCTCATAATAATTGTGATAATGAATATATAAAAGCTTGCAAACAAAAAGGGGTTAAGCCTCATCCAGCCAGGTTCCCTTGGAAGATACCCGAGTTTCTTATAAAATTTCTGAGCAAACCTAATGATGTGATATTGGATATTTTTGCTGGTTCAAATACAACTGGTTGGATTGCGGAAAAATTAGGTAGACAATGGATATCCATTGAAAAAAGCTTCCATTATATCAAAACGTCACTCACACGATTTAAATTAGTTCAAATAAACCCCGTATTTCTTAATTTTCAAGGGAAATAG
- the dnaN gene encoding DNA polymerase III subunit beta, with protein MIKVRREELIGLLKKVQKGWNNKVGVASVSGTVLLKCTGTVLAGRSTDLSVDVQSVCSIEAGDEKFAVLVKGAELLAITTKMPEGSLISMEIKEDGRLLIKAGKIKCHLPVIAEELPPTSKIESGELVTIKGEDFKSLVKKTGFSIAKDESRPMFTGIYLSISKEDKSITAVATDTHRLAQAKVALEREPAATNAFIVPYKTMVDVASLIENPGDDIRIFGDEKSLIEFRLPNTKLSSRLICGKYPDYNKIIPSDFIATIQADTGELRDTMDRLLLFAKGENKSVCLNLTEDQLKLSTSEKVAEQIEEELTATSDGAVKIAFNGSFLFEPLKVLDCKDVKLSFSGPLKPLLLTPVDDNSFLCVLTPMRI; from the coding sequence ATGATTAAAGTACGTCGTGAGGAATTGATTGGTCTATTGAAAAAGGTTCAGAAAGGATGGAATAACAAAGTAGGAGTGGCTTCTGTAAGTGGTACGGTTCTTTTGAAATGTACCGGGACTGTTTTAGCCGGAAGATCGACAGACTTGTCTGTTGACGTTCAATCTGTTTGCAGTATTGAAGCTGGCGATGAAAAATTTGCTGTCTTGGTAAAAGGAGCCGAACTATTGGCCATTACCACAAAGATGCCGGAAGGATCGTTAATTTCGATGGAGATCAAAGAGGATGGCCGCTTGCTTATTAAGGCAGGGAAAATCAAGTGCCATCTGCCTGTGATTGCAGAAGAACTTCCACCGACTTCTAAAATTGAATCTGGAGAATTAGTAACGATTAAAGGAGAAGACTTTAAAAGTCTGGTCAAAAAAACAGGCTTTTCAATTGCGAAGGACGAAAGTCGTCCTATGTTTACAGGTATTTATCTATCCATCTCAAAGGAAGATAAGTCCATCACTGCTGTTGCTACAGACACGCATCGGTTAGCTCAGGCAAAAGTTGCCTTAGAACGCGAACCAGCAGCAACAAACGCGTTTATTGTTCCCTATAAAACCATGGTTGACGTAGCTAGCCTTATTGAAAATCCAGGAGATGATATTCGTATCTTCGGAGACGAAAAAAGTCTTATTGAATTTAGGTTGCCCAACACAAAGTTGTCCTCTAGACTAATTTGTGGAAAGTATCCTGATTATAATAAGATTATCCCTAGTGATTTTATTGCAACAATACAGGCTGATACGGGAGAGCTGCGAGACACTATGGATCGGTTGCTTCTCTTTGCCAAAGGGGAAAACAAATCGGTTTGCTTAAATCTAACAGAGGATCAACTTAAATTATCCACATCGGAAAAAGTTGCCGAGCAAATTGAAGAAGAGCTTACTGCGACAAGTGATGGAGCCGTAAAAATTGCATTTAATGGGTCTTTCCTTTTCGAACCACTGAAAGTACTGGATTGCAAGGATGTTAAACTATCTTTCTCTGGGCCATTAAAACCATTGTTGCTTACGCCGGTTGATGACAATTCGTTTTTGTGCGTTTTGACGCCAATGCGGATTTAA
- a CDS encoding tetratricopeptide repeat protein: MQSFHRPTVVEQVIDDELLRLAREDNVVAQRRLGEHYYHGLNRAEDNDAALYWFTRAASQGDAHSQARVGDMYQYGLGTKPDNKLALEWYSKAAEQGNTYAMFRLAWFYDQGKSQVRFPKSRSVARKYFKLVEKKQLENEQRAEEK; the protein is encoded by the coding sequence ATGCAGTCTTTTCATCGGCCTACCGTCGTAGAACAGGTTATCGATGATGAGCTACTACGATTAGCTAGGGAAGACAATGTGGTAGCTCAACGCCGCCTTGGCGAACATTATTACCATGGGTTAAATCGGGCTGAAGATAATGATGCCGCATTATATTGGTTTACTCGTGCTGCGAGTCAGGGCGATGCTCACAGCCAAGCCAGAGTCGGGGATATGTACCAATATGGGCTTGGAACTAAGCCTGATAATAAGTTGGCGTTGGAATGGTATAGCAAAGCAGCAGAACAGGGTAATACCTATGCAATGTTTAGACTTGCCTGGTTTTATGATCAAGGGAAGAGCCAAGTGCGATTTCCTAAAAGTAGAAGCGTTGCAAGAAAGTACTTCAAATTGGTTGAAAAAAAACAACTTGAGAATGAACAAAGAGCCGAGGAAAAATAA
- a CDS encoding pilus assembly protein TadG-related protein, protein MKKRKGAILVIGFVFLVCITLCLGILVFDLGGALSVHSDLANIANAAAVAGVRKGFSEEVFMQTGNRVLDPGKAREGVEQSLRDNARNASWNMKLTKFEIQSDKSLLNIEVEATVPMTFMKAVSNGLKETKVKAKGTAAIKQKRI, encoded by the coding sequence ATGAAAAAGCGGAAGGGGGCTATATTAGTAATAGGCTTCGTATTTCTCGTTTGCATTACTTTGTGCTTAGGAATATTGGTCTTTGATTTGGGAGGCGCCCTTTCCGTTCATTCTGACTTAGCTAACATAGCAAATGCTGCAGCGGTTGCCGGCGTTAGAAAAGGATTTAGTGAAGAAGTCTTTATGCAAACCGGCAACCGTGTTTTAGATCCTGGAAAGGCTAGAGAGGGCGTTGAACAAAGTTTACGAGATAATGCCAGAAATGCCAGTTGGAACATGAAGCTAACAAAATTTGAAATTCAATCTGATAAAAGTTTGTTAAATATTGAAGTGGAAGCTACTGTTCCAATGACCTTTATGAAAGCTGTAAGTAACGGATTGAAAGAAACAAAGGTAAAAGCTAAAGGTACTGCTGCCATCAAACAAAAACGAATCTGA